One region of Sphingomonas abietis genomic DNA includes:
- a CDS encoding TonB-dependent receptor — protein sequence MIDMKTSLRLTSGVAAILIAASSPAVMAQDSAAPAGVQASQDATQPAPISARAKKRLERAAARRRAKEDKIAHKKGETAGAEGNDIVVVGLKGSLESSRNKKRKAKQIVDSVTAEDAGKLPDNNVPEALARVTGVAIDRVHGEGQNVTIRGLSDIQTTINNNDVGGVSRSGTGVEASIGPSRSMTLADIPAELLKSVDVYKTRTADQVEGGIAGTVNVELRRPLDLKKGWTVAGSFRDVHSDIGNTFSPYGSMLVAYHADTGIGEMGFLVNASYEKNKYEEDYVFDESPQLAPSGTPSYLSLPANLRDSLAIPYRVTYGVDSGEVTRPSLNASYQWKPSDKLEFVLEGSWLGSREDANSNTLRLITNDGNSTYSNLVLNPEGTIKSLTMTNPNGFAGGPESSYNHIVSNAFNTNFEAHWHSDRVKIDAGVQYTWTKAHNRFLNVMGAFAGNTSANVDFDSSLVPGGGPFVQFNGVDYSDPSDYVIRQIHDEYTKSSSNSLNAHLDFTVDTSDTGFFRSLQFGARATDSKTSSYTGYRDGGFDVLASRPGISSVPGTALETTTPDIPGVSTPTWYHLDSEQLLSNWAQTRAYLSALNPTMYDGGTYATDLPDADSYNDSKEHEYTWAAYAQFNYGFKAIFPIDGVIGARVTNTWGSSMGAVAVGGTNAKTGVYSTTYTPSSARANYVDFLPNLNAIVHFTKNVQLRLAYTWNVQRPDFGSLSPQVQYNADTIRTEYSYVYSGNPDLKPIKERSYDASLEYYFGRAGQLSAGAFLKTQKGFIYYTEEIGKVPGLPDGDVDHYIGKPRNAGPGKIQGFEFAGQSFFDFLPGIWHNFGVNANLTYIPTASLDLGEYGLIGTTQDVPGLRYAPYTSKITYNAALFYDTPVFGARVAWNYRSKYKNDINSYSPVYQIYTKATSRLDASINYTPFKFLTFTLEGTNLLRSYQNQYYGAVAGLPVGVRVQARTVQAGARFRF from the coding sequence ATGATCGATATGAAGACCAGTTTGCGTCTCACGAGCGGGGTCGCGGCGATCCTGATCGCGGCGTCGTCTCCGGCAGTAATGGCACAGGACAGCGCGGCTCCGGCCGGCGTGCAGGCCAGTCAAGACGCGACCCAACCTGCGCCTATCTCGGCTCGTGCCAAGAAGCGGCTCGAACGCGCCGCCGCGCGTCGACGTGCCAAGGAAGACAAGATCGCGCACAAGAAAGGCGAAACCGCCGGCGCCGAAGGCAATGACATCGTCGTCGTCGGCCTGAAGGGGAGTCTCGAATCCTCGCGAAACAAGAAGCGCAAGGCCAAGCAGATCGTGGATTCGGTGACCGCCGAGGACGCCGGCAAGCTTCCCGACAACAATGTGCCCGAGGCCCTGGCGCGCGTGACCGGCGTGGCGATCGATCGTGTTCATGGCGAAGGCCAGAATGTCACCATCCGCGGCCTGTCGGACATCCAGACGACGATCAACAACAACGATGTCGGCGGCGTTTCGCGTTCCGGCACCGGCGTCGAGGCCAGCATCGGGCCGAGCCGTTCGATGACCCTCGCGGACATTCCCGCCGAACTGCTGAAATCGGTGGACGTCTACAAGACCCGCACCGCCGATCAGGTCGAGGGCGGCATCGCCGGCACCGTGAACGTGGAACTCCGCCGTCCGCTCGATCTCAAGAAGGGCTGGACCGTCGCGGGCAGCTTCCGCGATGTGCATAGCGATATCGGCAACACGTTCAGCCCCTATGGCAGCATGCTCGTGGCCTATCATGCCGATACCGGCATCGGCGAGATGGGTTTTCTCGTCAACGCATCGTATGAGAAGAACAAATACGAAGAAGACTATGTTTTCGACGAATCGCCGCAATTGGCACCGTCGGGTACGCCAAGTTATCTCTCGCTTCCCGCCAATTTGCGTGATTCTCTGGCCATTCCCTATCGTGTCACCTATGGTGTCGATAGTGGCGAAGTCACACGGCCTTCGCTGAACGCCTCCTACCAGTGGAAGCCTTCCGACAAGCTGGAGTTTGTCCTTGAGGGGTCGTGGTTGGGATCGCGGGAAGACGCCAATTCCAATACGCTTCGTCTCATCACCAACGATGGCAACTCCACTTATTCGAACCTCGTTCTAAACCCCGAGGGAACGATCAAGTCATTGACGATGACCAATCCCAATGGCTTCGCCGGTGGGCCGGAATCATCTTATAACCATATCGTATCCAATGCTTTCAACACAAACTTCGAAGCGCATTGGCATAGTGATCGCGTCAAAATCGATGCCGGCGTCCAATATACGTGGACTAAGGCGCATAATCGTTTCCTCAATGTGATGGGCGCTTTTGCAGGAAACACCAGTGCCAACGTGGATTTCGATTCGAGCCTCGTTCCTGGCGGTGGTCCGTTCGTTCAATTCAATGGCGTCGATTACTCCGATCCGTCGGATTATGTGATCCGGCAGATTCATGACGAATACACCAAGAGTTCCAGCAATTCCTTGAATGCCCATCTCGATTTCACCGTCGATACAAGCGATACCGGTTTCTTCCGTTCGTTGCAGTTCGGCGCGCGGGCAACCGATTCCAAGACAAGTTCCTATACGGGTTATCGGGATGGTGGCTTCGATGTCCTCGCCAGCCGCCCGGGAATAAGTTCCGTTCCGGGAACCGCGTTGGAGACGACGACTCCGGATATTCCTGGCGTGAGCACGCCGACCTGGTATCATCTGGACTCCGAGCAATTGCTCAGCAATTGGGCGCAGACCCGTGCCTATCTTTCGGCGCTCAATCCCACCATGTATGACGGTGGCACCTACGCGACCGATTTGCCGGATGCCGATAGCTATAATGACTCCAAAGAGCATGAATATACCTGGGCGGCCTATGCCCAGTTCAATTATGGCTTCAAGGCGATCTTTCCCATCGATGGTGTAATCGGAGCCCGCGTCACCAATACCTGGGGAAGCAGTATGGGGGCGGTGGCCGTCGGAGGCACTAACGCGAAGACCGGGGTATATAGCACGACATATACGCCTTCCTCGGCGCGCGCGAATTATGTGGATTTTCTTCCGAACCTCAATGCGATCGTTCATTTCACCAAGAATGTTCAGTTGCGCCTGGCATATACCTGGAATGTGCAGCGTCCAGATTTCGGAAGTCTGAGTCCGCAGGTTCAATATAATGCTGACACCATCAGGACGGAGTACTCCTACGTCTATTCCGGAAACCCCGATCTCAAGCCTATCAAGGAGCGGAGCTACGATGCTTCTCTCGAATATTATTTCGGCCGGGCTGGTCAGTTGTCCGCAGGGGCGTTCCTGAAAACCCAGAAGGGGTTCATCTATTATACGGAAGAGATCGGGAAGGTTCCCGGTTTGCCTGATGGCGATGTCGATCATTATATCGGCAAGCCGCGCAATGCTGGGCCGGGCAAGATTCAGGGCTTTGAATTTGCGGGCCAATCCTTCTTCGATTTCTTGCCGGGGATCTGGCATAACTTCGGTGTCAACGCGAACCTGACCTACATTCCTACGGCGTCGCTCGATCTCGGTGAATATGGCCTCATCGGAACGACACAGGATGTTCCGGGCCTTCGCTATGCGCCCTATACGTCGAAGATCACCTATAACGCGGCACTCTTCTACGACACACCGGTGTTCGGTGCTCGCGTGGCCTGGAATTACCGTTCCAAGTACAAGAACGACATCAACTCCTACAGCCCGGTCTATCAGATCTACACCAAGGCGACGTCGCGTCTCGATGCGTCCATCAACTATACGCCGTTCAAGTTCCTCACCTTCACGCTCGAAGGCACGAACCTGCTGCGGAGCTACCAGAACCAATATTATGGCGCGGTGGCCGGCTTGCCGGTCGGCGTGCGGGTGCAGGCTCGGACCGTCCAGGCCGGCGCGCGCTTCCGCTTCTGA
- a CDS encoding FAD binding domain-containing protein encodes MKPFTYGRASSASDAVAKAGRVRGAKFIAGGTNLLDLMKLQIEAPSHLIDVNGLGFDTIAPTREGGLRIGALVRNTDLAADMRVRRDYGLISRALVAGASGQLRNKATTAGNLLQRTRCPYFYDTNQVCNKRKPGSGCAAIGGASRQLGVVGVSEACIATHPSDMAIAMRALDATVETIAADGRARTIPIADFYRLPGTTPHLETALAPGELVTAVTLPRPIGGAHIYHKVRDRSSYAFALVSIGAVIQPDGSGRVAVGGIAPRPWRVETAEADMPRGAKAVAAGLLDGARPQPDNAFKLTLVERTLGAVIMQAKG; translated from the coding sequence ATGAAGCCCTTCACCTATGGGCGCGCTTCGTCCGCATCGGATGCGGTGGCGAAGGCGGGGCGCGTGCGGGGCGCCAAGTTCATCGCCGGCGGCACCAACCTGCTCGATCTGATGAAGCTCCAGATCGAGGCGCCGAGCCATCTGATCGACGTGAACGGCCTGGGGTTCGACACGATCGCGCCGACCCGGGAGGGCGGGCTGCGCATCGGCGCGCTGGTCCGCAACACCGATCTTGCGGCCGATATGCGGGTGCGGCGCGATTATGGGCTGATCAGCCGCGCGCTGGTGGCCGGCGCATCGGGCCAGCTCCGCAACAAGGCGACGACGGCGGGCAATCTGCTCCAGCGCACCCGCTGCCCCTATTTCTACGATACCAACCAGGTCTGCAACAAGCGCAAGCCGGGATCGGGATGCGCCGCGATCGGCGGGGCAAGCCGCCAGCTCGGCGTCGTCGGCGTCAGCGAGGCGTGCATCGCGACCCATCCGAGCGACATGGCGATCGCGATGCGGGCGCTGGATGCGACGGTCGAGACGATCGCGGCCGACGGGCGGGCGCGCACCATTCCGATCGCCGATTTCTACCGGCTGCCCGGCACCACGCCGCATCTGGAAACGGCGCTGGCGCCTGGCGAACTCGTCACCGCCGTCACCCTGCCACGGCCGATCGGCGGGGCGCACATCTATCACAAGGTCCGTGATCGCTCCTCTTATGCCTTCGCGCTGGTGTCGATCGGCGCGGTCATCCAGCCTGACGGCAGCGGTCGCGTCGCGGTCGGCGGTATCGCGCCCAGGCCGTGGCGGGTGGAAACCGCCGAGGCGGACATGCCGCGCGGTGCCAAGGCGGTGGCCGCAGGGCTGCTCGATGGCGCGCGTCCGCAGCCCGACAATGCGTTCAAGCTCACCTTGGTGGAACGCACGCTCGGCGCCGTCATCATGCAAGCGAAGGGCTGA
- the paoA gene encoding aldehyde dehydrogenase iron-sulfur subunit PaoA: MHDIEGWELSRRAMLAGSAATVAVGGAQVAPAAASKTADASATTMPIAFEVNGTTHDLTLDTRTTLLDALREHLAFTGTKKGCDHGQCGACTVIVDGRRINSCLTLAVMHPGARITTIEGLGTLDHLHPMQAAFIRHDGYQCGYCTPGQICSAVSVLDEIKRGIPSHVSESLLDPPHATEMEIRERMSGNICRCGAYSNILEAITEMAGSEA; this comes from the coding sequence ATGCACGATATTGAAGGTTGGGAATTGTCGCGCCGCGCCATGTTGGCGGGCAGCGCGGCCACGGTCGCGGTTGGCGGGGCGCAGGTCGCCCCGGCCGCGGCCAGTAAGACAGCGGACGCGTCGGCGACGACCATGCCCATCGCCTTCGAGGTCAACGGCACCACGCACGACCTGACGCTCGATACCCGCACGACGCTGCTCGATGCGCTGCGCGAGCATCTGGCATTCACCGGCACCAAGAAAGGCTGCGATCATGGCCAGTGCGGCGCCTGCACGGTGATCGTCGATGGCCGGCGGATCAATTCCTGCCTGACGCTGGCGGTGATGCATCCCGGCGCCCGGATTACGACGATCGAAGGTTTGGGCACGCTCGATCATCTCCACCCGATGCAGGCGGCCTTCATCCGGCATGACGGCTATCAGTGCGGCTATTGCACGCCGGGGCAGATCTGTTCGGCGGTGTCGGTGCTCGACGAGATCAAGCGCGGCATCCCGAGCCATGTCAGCGAAAGCCTGCTGGATCCGCCGCACGCCACGGAAATGGAGATCCGCGAGCGGATGAGCGGCAATATCTGCCGATGCGGGGCCTATTCGAACATCCTCGAGGCGATCACCGAGATGGCGGGGAGCGAGGCATGA